The following are encoded in a window of Lactobacillus intestinalis genomic DNA:
- a CDS encoding TetR/AcrR family transcriptional regulator — translation MSDIRVQNTKNNLIAALLSCLENKSVHKLKVKDIIDKAGVSTRTFYQYYSDVNDLLRDTEDSFVAEYLKNVEKDRDSLGDLDLDTPFEDQLETILNATKNTIEFCYAHKKEIQLLLSDNGDTRFYNMIFQTGCEEIMKRMSQMKNIDELKMDEKEQMRMMISVQVFVHSIIGMVRVLLEYSDRLAPYDVRQSILTFLRESPVASMNINKK, via the coding sequence TTGAGTGATATTAGGGTACAGAATACAAAGAATAATTTGATTGCTGCTCTTTTAAGCTGCTTAGAAAATAAGAGTGTGCATAAGTTAAAAGTAAAGGATATTATTGATAAAGCTGGCGTAAGTACTAGAACGTTTTATCAATATTATTCAGATGTCAATGATCTACTAAGAGATACAGAAGATAGTTTTGTTGCAGAGTATCTAAAAAATGTTGAAAAAGATCGTGATTCACTAGGAGATCTTGATTTAGATACACCTTTTGAAGATCAGTTAGAAACTATTTTAAATGCAACAAAAAATACTATTGAGTTCTGCTATGCACATAAAAAAGAGATTCAACTTTTGTTATCTGACAATGGGGATACGCGTTTCTATAATATGATTTTCCAGACTGGTTGTGAGGAAATTATGAAGCGTATGAGCCAGATGAAAAATATTGATGAGTTAAAAATGGACGAAAAAGAGCAAATGAGAATGATGATTAGCGTACAGGTATTTGTACATAGCATTATTGGCATGGTAAGAGTCTTGCTTGAATACAGCGATAGGTTAGCTCCATATGACGTTCGTCAGAGTATACTTACATTTTTACGTGAATCACCGGTAGCTTCTATGAATATAAATAAAAAATAG
- a CDS encoding YbhB/YbcL family Raf kinase inhibitor-like protein yields the protein MKIEIPTMNGFIPDCYSKFANEDQKIEGKPSRSFPIFITDAPDKAKTLAVYFRDFDSVPVCGFTWIHWLAANLPVRDVPANISHSKNTSLDFVQGNNSNISKFLGEDSGPVEGYTGPMPPDKTHYYTLTVYALDTKLDLKEGYWLNDFLREMEGHIVDSATISVPSRAQ from the coding sequence ATGAAAATAGAAATTCCAACTATGAATGGGTTCATTCCAGATTGCTATAGTAAATTTGCTAATGAAGATCAAAAAATTGAAGGGAAGCCTAGTAGATCTTTCCCAATTTTTATTACTGATGCACCTGATAAGGCAAAAACTTTAGCTGTGTATTTTAGAGATTTTGATTCAGTTCCAGTTTGTGGATTTACTTGGATTCACTGGTTAGCTGCCAATCTTCCGGTTCGAGATGTGCCAGCTAATATTAGTCATTCTAAGAATACTAGCCTTGATTTCGTCCAAGGAAATAATAGCAATATTAGCAAGTTTTTAGGTGAAGATTCTGGCCCAGTTGAAGGCTATACAGGTCCGATGCCTCCTGATAAGACGCACTATTACACTTTAACCGTGTATGCATTAGATACAAAACTTGATCTAAAAGAAGGCTACTGGTTAAACGACTTTTTGCGTGAAATGGAAGGTCATATAGTTGATAGTGCTACGATTTCAGTTCCAAGCAGAGCACAATAA
- a CDS encoding putative holin-like toxin translates to MSVYEAISLMLLFGTFVLALLTYIDHHNKK, encoded by the coding sequence ATGAGCGTATACGAGGCTATCTCGTTAATGCTGTTGTTTGGTACTTTTGTGTTAGCTTTGCTAACATATATCGATCATCACAACAAAAAATAA
- a CDS encoding ABC transporter ATP-binding protein, which produces MLIETYGLTKNYGKKLALNNVDLKIDRGQLVAYLGTNGAGKSTTINILTGLLKPTSGTITYAPNLKIGVVFQDSVLDNNLTVKDNLYLRAKMYKTFSKDWLAQLINLIGIKKFLNQKYGTLSGGQRRRVDIARALIDHPDLLFLDEPTTGLDLQTRLVIWNLLQKLQKEQGLTIFLTTHYLEEAENADQMYILENGNILAKGSASQIKEKYAPSKLVVKMKDNKPPLHSKTLKDNNFELDALDSNQALDFLTKNKNQIEDFEYHKGSINDAFIKITGKELQ; this is translated from the coding sequence ATGCTTATTGAAACTTATGGTTTAACTAAAAACTACGGCAAAAAATTAGCTTTGAATAATGTTGATCTCAAAATTGATCGGGGTCAATTGGTTGCCTATCTTGGAACTAACGGCGCAGGGAAATCTACGACAATTAATATCTTGACGGGGCTGTTGAAGCCAACTTCTGGAACAATTACCTATGCCCCTAATTTAAAAATCGGAGTAGTTTTTCAAGATAGCGTTCTAGATAACAATTTAACGGTTAAAGATAATCTGTATCTAAGAGCCAAAATGTACAAAACTTTTTCTAAAGATTGGTTAGCACAATTAATTAATTTGATTGGGATAAAGAAGTTTCTAAATCAAAAATATGGAACTTTATCTGGTGGTCAAAGAAGAAGAGTTGATATTGCGCGAGCTTTAATTGATCATCCAGATTTGCTGTTTTTGGATGAGCCGACTACAGGACTTGATTTACAGACAAGATTGGTAATTTGGAATCTGCTCCAAAAATTGCAGAAAGAACAAGGGTTAACGATTTTCTTAACTACGCATTATCTTGAAGAAGCGGAAAATGCTGATCAAATGTACATCTTAGAAAATGGCAATATTTTGGCTAAGGGATCTGCGAGTCAAATTAAAGAAAAATACGCACCAAGTAAATTGGTAGTGAAGATGAAAGATAATAAGCCACCACTTCATTCTAAAACTCTTAAGGATAATAACTTTGAGCTCGATGCACTAGATTCAAATCAAGCACTTGATTTTTTGACTAAAAATAAAAATCAGATTGAGGACTTTGAATATCACAAAGGCTCAATCAATGATGCATTTATCAAGATTACAGGAAAGGAACTTCAATAA
- a CDS encoding ABC transporter permease, with amino-acid sequence MFALVQRNIKIYFSNIPGVIMSCFGALISFFIYVGFLQKNLESSWPQIANAKQMLDLWMITGIVAIAGITTSFQALGQLVKDRETRTADDMRLTDLSLSEQNLAYVLSSSIVSFLMQIITFVVMDIYFTAVDKINISLKNSLLALIFMTLGAIGATLLNEIIVLFIRSSTTFSRLSAVIGAIAGFAVATYLPYGTLSSTAQTLVKLVPSSYEASALRSLFLNKISEGQMPASVRSTMVNYLGIHFKINGYQLTRADTGYVMIGMILLLSLVIILASLIIGKRKVQIES; translated from the coding sequence ATGTTTGCTTTAGTTCAACGAAATATCAAGATTTATTTTTCTAACATCCCGGGCGTAATTATGTCATGCTTTGGAGCATTAATTTCATTTTTTATCTATGTGGGATTTTTACAGAAAAATTTAGAAAGTTCATGGCCTCAAATTGCCAATGCCAAGCAAATGCTTGATTTATGGATGATTACGGGAATTGTAGCAATTGCAGGGATTACGACTTCTTTTCAAGCGTTAGGCCAATTAGTCAAAGATCGAGAAACGCGCACTGCTGATGATATGCGTTTGACTGATCTTTCTCTTTCAGAGCAAAATTTAGCTTATGTTTTGTCTAGTTCAATTGTCAGTTTCTTAATGCAAATTATTACTTTCGTAGTAATGGATATTTACTTTACAGCTGTTGATAAAATTAATATCTCTCTTAAAAATAGCTTATTAGCGCTAATTTTCATGACATTAGGTGCAATTGGAGCAACCTTACTCAATGAAATAATTGTGCTCTTTATTCGTTCTTCAACTACATTTAGTCGTTTATCCGCAGTCATCGGGGCAATCGCTGGATTTGCTGTCGCTACTTATCTTCCTTATGGAACTTTGTCTTCTACGGCGCAAACTTTGGTAAAATTAGTCCCAAGTAGTTATGAAGCTTCTGCTTTGAGAAGTTTATTTTTAAATAAAATTAGTGAAGGTCAAATGCCAGCGAGTGTAAGAAGTACAATGGTTAACTATTTAGGAATTCATTTCAAAATTAATGGTTATCAGTTAACGCGTGCAGATACAGGCTATGTGATGATTGGGATGATTTTACTTTTAAGCCTAGTGATCATCTTGGCTTCACTAATAATAGGAAAGAGAAAAGTTCAAATTGAAAGTTAA
- a CDS encoding LytTR family DNA-binding domain-containing protein, with amino-acid sequence MKVKFQADPSLEDEIEVEVRASDENITVKRLLTYLNKFGKKERNLLPVKTSERIVTVKRDELIKVEVQGTSLTYYTVSEVVKTTGRLYQVLENLNDDFVQVSRHSVINLNYLESLESGFAGNMVAILAEGLKTDVSRRYLPDLERELGL; translated from the coding sequence TTGAAAGTTAAGTTTCAAGCAGACCCATCTTTGGAAGATGAAATAGAGGTCGAAGTTAGAGCAAGCGATGAAAATATAACAGTTAAAAGACTCCTAACTTACTTGAATAAGTTTGGAAAGAAAGAGCGAAACCTTTTACCTGTGAAAACTAGTGAACGAATAGTTACCGTTAAAAGGGATGAATTGATCAAAGTTGAAGTTCAGGGCACCAGTCTAACTTATTACACAGTAAGTGAAGTAGTGAAAACGACGGGGCGACTATATCAGGTTTTGGAAAACTTGAATGATGATTTTGTCCAAGTTTCACGTCATTCTGTTATTAATTTGAATTATTTGGAATCATTAGAAAGTGGCTTCGCTGGGAACATGGTCGCGATTTTAGCAGAAGGATTAAAGACGGATGTTTCACGCCGTTATTTGCCAGATTTAGAAAGAGAGCTGGGACTTTAG
- a CDS encoding DUF3021 domain-containing protein, translating into MGFGAICYVCILTFLYPGIAPTVKETTSVLVISGFIGLISMIFETDLPMSIAIIIHFVGTFCLFVVMALINPRWVINISTIVVFVLIYVIIWLICLLEQKKTVNRINDRIKKRNLK; encoded by the coding sequence ATGGGATTTGGAGCAATCTGCTATGTATGTATTTTGACTTTTCTTTATCCTGGAATTGCACCAACTGTTAAAGAAACAACTTCAGTTCTTGTCATATCCGGCTTTATTGGACTCATTTCCATGATTTTTGAAACAGACTTACCTATGAGCATTGCCATAATAATTCACTTTGTGGGTACTTTTTGCTTATTTGTTGTGATGGCATTGATTAATCCGCGCTGGGTAATTAATATTAGTACGATTGTAGTATTTGTTCTTATTTACGTTATAATTTGGCTCATTTGTCTTTTAGAACAAAAAAAGACAGTAAACCGAATCAATGATAGGATTAAGAAAAGAAATCTAAAATAG
- a CDS encoding GNAT family N-acetyltransferase — MTLNIRTVKMDDLDAIVKLESSAFHMSEEMTRKDMIGRIENYSDTFLVAEVDGKVVGHAFGPASKDRYIKDELYFKNQPNNAQYPYQTILSLATRKEYRKQGIASALIEELCKIAQAQDRGAVTLTCLPKLFHFYETRGFVNEGKTSDDIPDPENVNSYNMVREIKK, encoded by the coding sequence ATGACATTAAATATTCGTACTGTAAAAATGGATGACTTAGATGCAATTGTTAAGCTTGAATCAAGTGCTTTTCATATGTCAGAAGAAATGACGCGTAAGGATATGATCGGGCGGATTGAAAATTACTCAGATACTTTTTTAGTTGCGGAAGTTGATGGAAAAGTAGTGGGGCACGCTTTTGGTCCAGCAAGTAAAGATCGCTACATTAAGGATGAACTATATTTCAAAAATCAGCCTAATAATGCACAGTATCCTTATCAGACGATTTTGAGTTTGGCGACTAGAAAAGAATATCGTAAGCAAGGGATTGCATCAGCTTTAATTGAGGAATTATGCAAGATTGCTCAAGCGCAGGATAGAGGTGCAGTTACACTGACTTGTTTACCTAAGCTCTTCCATTTTTATGAAACGCGCGGTTTTGTCAATGAAGGCAAGACCAGTGATGATATCCCTGATCCAGAAAATGTAAATAGCTACAATATGGTGAGAGAGATAAAAAAGTAA
- a CDS encoding NADP-dependent oxidoreductase: MKAAQLIKYDKKDPLIEIRDINSQLLGAHDLLIKTKTAAVNPLDNLISHGDLKLVVPYKLPQTMGNEFVGTIEKVGPEVTKFKIGDRIFARNPVDNIGAFAQKIVINEKAVAKVPEYLSDQEAVAVPLTALTAMQTFQLLNLKAGQTLFISGGSGSFGAMAIPLAIAQGYKVITTGNETSRARLEKLGVKNFFNYKTEDYTKAVANVDAVIDTIGGEETIKQLSILKDGGEIVSLKGMPNREFAKKMNMGLAKELLFNVAARKIEKEAKKRNQNYHFIFVQANGQQLEEAAKILEKNQIHPLIGNQYSLTEVNAALADVAHRKSLGKVIINF, from the coding sequence ATGAAAGCAGCTCAACTAATTAAATATGATAAAAAAGATCCTTTAATTGAAATTCGAGATATTAATTCTCAACTACTTGGTGCACATGACTTACTTATTAAGACCAAAACTGCAGCTGTCAATCCTTTGGACAACCTTATCTCTCATGGGGATCTTAAATTAGTTGTTCCGTACAAGTTACCTCAAACTATGGGAAATGAATTCGTAGGAACTATAGAAAAGGTTGGCCCTGAAGTTACTAAATTCAAGATCGGGGACCGTATTTTTGCACGTAACCCCGTCGATAACATCGGCGCCTTTGCTCAAAAAATTGTTATCAACGAAAAAGCTGTGGCTAAAGTTCCTGAATACTTAAGTGATCAAGAAGCTGTTGCTGTTCCTTTAACTGCCTTAACAGCGATGCAAACTTTTCAACTTTTGAATCTAAAAGCTGGGCAAACTCTTTTCATCTCTGGAGGATCGGGAAGTTTTGGCGCAATGGCAATCCCTTTAGCGATTGCGCAAGGCTACAAAGTCATTACTACCGGAAACGAAACTAGTCGTGCTCGTTTAGAAAAATTGGGCGTTAAAAACTTTTTCAATTACAAAACCGAAGATTATACTAAAGCTGTAGCTAATGTAGATGCAGTAATTGATACCATTGGAGGAGAAGAAACTATTAAGCAACTTTCTATTCTTAAAGATGGCGGCGAGATTGTTTCGCTGAAAGGGATGCCAAATAGGGAATTTGCTAAGAAAATGAATATGGGATTGGCTAAGGAACTGCTTTTTAATGTAGCTGCTCGCAAAATTGAAAAAGAGGCAAAAAAACGCAACCAAAATTACCACTTCATCTTTGTTCAGGCTAATGGTCAACAACTCGAGGAAGCTGCTAAGATTTTAGAGAAGAATCAAATTCATCCCCTCATTGGAAATCAATATTCTCTTACTGAAGTCAATGCAGCCTTAGCGGATGTTGCCCATAGAAAAAGTCTTGGGAAAGTGATTATCAATTTTTAG
- a CDS encoding Rrf2 family transcriptional regulator produces MKDTKFSIAIHILSMIALSPHPINSVDIAKSVGTNPSYIRKIMSFLKDHKIIESHRGKTGIQLLVDPAQLDLLTIYKIVEEDDPHIFQVHQNANAECPVGRNIVNAVFPFLDDAEKQFQHSLQHDTLADVIERLKQLERSRNHESSSTN; encoded by the coding sequence ATGAAAGATACCAAATTTTCCATTGCAATCCATATTCTATCTATGATTGCGCTTAGTCCCCACCCTATCAACTCAGTTGACATTGCGAAAAGCGTCGGCACGAATCCAAGTTATATTCGGAAAATAATGAGTTTTCTCAAAGACCATAAAATCATTGAAAGCCATCGTGGAAAAACTGGAATTCAATTGCTGGTCGATCCCGCTCAATTAGATCTCCTCACTATTTACAAAATTGTTGAAGAAGACGATCCTCATATCTTTCAAGTTCATCAAAATGCAAATGCAGAATGTCCTGTCGGTCGTAATATTGTTAATGCCGTCTTTCCTTTTTTAGATGATGCCGAAAAACAATTCCAGCATTCTTTGCAACACGATACTTTGGCAGACGTAATTGAAAGACTAAAGCAATTAGAAAGAAGTAGAAATCATGAAAGCAGCTCAACTAATTAA
- the frc gene encoding formyl-CoA transferase codes for MTENEKNEQNAYAPLKGIKVVDWTQVQSGPSCTQLLAWLGADVIKIERTDTGDPTRNELLDIKDAWSLYFLQLNANKKSLTVDIKAPEGKKIMYDLIKKADIFVENIAPGSADRNGFGWEKLHEMNPRLIYASLKGFNQGSRFENVKAFEPVAQSAGGAASATGWNTGKDNVPTQSAAALGDSNTGMHLAIGILAALLQRERTGEGTFVYQSMQDAVLNLCRIKLRDQIMLDNLGALPHYAVYPDWKWGKAIPRAENTEGGQVIGWCYKAKGWETDPNAYVYIVVQNENKKWDKLCEAMGHPEWEKDPRFVDWEHRQLHKEELYPLIEAYTKQYDKYTLTKELGKAGVPVGPVLDWHELENDPDLNSDGTIVTIDQGGNRGDFKTIGLPFTLSNYKPSYDRAPDLGENNKEILKSLGYDPEQIDELAEKGVISKARGPKNPAVHVIKGE; via the coding sequence ATGACTGAAAATGAGAAAAACGAACAGAATGCATATGCTCCATTAAAAGGTATTAAAGTTGTTGACTGGACTCAAGTTCAATCTGGTCCTTCATGTACCCAACTTTTAGCTTGGCTTGGTGCCGACGTTATTAAAATTGAACGTACTGACACTGGTGACCCAACTAGAAACGAATTACTTGATATTAAAGACGCATGGAGCCTTTACTTCTTACAATTAAATGCTAACAAGAAGTCTCTAACTGTCGATATTAAAGCTCCAGAAGGCAAGAAGATTATGTACGACTTAATTAAGAAAGCCGACATTTTCGTAGAAAATATTGCTCCTGGTTCAGCTGATAGAAACGGTTTTGGCTGGGAAAAGCTTCATGAAATGAATCCTAGATTGATCTACGCTTCATTAAAGGGATTTAACCAAGGTTCACGTTTTGAAAATGTTAAAGCCTTTGAACCTGTAGCTCAATCTGCTGGTGGTGCTGCTTCTGCAACTGGTTGGAATACTGGTAAGGATAATGTTCCTACTCAATCTGCAGCTGCCCTTGGTGACTCAAACACAGGAATGCACTTAGCAATTGGTATTTTGGCAGCTTTACTTCAACGTGAACGCACCGGTGAAGGTACTTTTGTTTACCAATCAATGCAAGATGCTGTATTGAACCTTTGCCGTATTAAGTTACGTGACCAAATTATGTTAGACAACTTAGGTGCTCTTCCTCATTACGCAGTTTACCCTGACTGGAAATGGGGTAAAGCTATTCCACGTGCTGAAAATACTGAAGGCGGACAAGTTATTGGTTGGTGTTACAAAGCTAAAGGTTGGGAAACTGATCCTAATGCTTATGTTTACATTGTTGTACAAAATGAAAACAAGAAATGGGATAAGCTTTGTGAAGCCATGGGTCACCCTGAATGGGAAAAGGATCCAAGATTTGTTGACTGGGAACACCGTCAATTACACAAGGAAGAACTTTATCCATTAATTGAAGCTTACACTAAGCAATATGACAAATACACCTTAACTAAGGAATTAGGTAAAGCTGGTGTGCCAGTTGGTCCTGTTCTTGATTGGCACGAACTTGAAAATGATCCTGACTTAAACAGCGATGGTACTATTGTAACCATTGATCAAGGTGGTAACCGTGGTGACTTTAAGACCATCGGTTTACCATTCACCCTTTCAAACTACAAGCCAAGTTACGACAGAGCACCAGACCTTGGTGAAAACAACAAGGAAATCTTGAAGTCACTTGGTTACGATCCAGAACAAATTGATGAATTAGCTGAAAAGGGTGTTATCTCTAAAGCCAGAGGTCCTAAGAACCCAGCTGTTCACGTTATCAAAGGTGAATAA
- the oxc gene encoding oxalyl-CoA decarboxylase — MVDDSLNRTGASLLIEALQKNGINNIYGIVGIPVTDLARLAELRGMKYYGFRREDAAVDAAAAAGFLTQKPGVGLTVSAPGFLNGLTALAQATKNCFPLIMISGSSERHIIDLAQGDYEGMDQYNRAKPFCKKAYRVDRAQDIGTAVARAVRTAVSGRPGGVYLDLPADTISQFDTETDQKDMGIYKVVDPAPKQEPSDEAVSRAVDIIKNAKKPLIILGKGAAYDRTEKQVQELVNKTDIPFLPMSMAKGVVPDNDPHSAAAARSLSLKNADVVILIGARLNWMLSYGDAPEFNPNAKFIQLDIDATQFDSSQKISAPLQGDLQSILAKLVPALTATGYKASSDWLDAIKADTEKNDAKFAKRISAGETNPEFGYYGAIEPINEYFQKHPDTYLVSEGANTLDIGRDMIGMQLPRHRLDTGTWGVMGVGMGYAIATAIETGKHVVALDGDSAFGFDGMETETMCRYHLPITVVIINNGGIYNGVSNPVPNQLGPTTLDPTARYELMAKAFGGDYYFVSNYEEMKATFAKAVDSGRPNIINVQIAPSMGKESGHIGNLNPTLNLKPLEEKEKNEDK; from the coding sequence ATGGTAGATGATTCTTTAAATAGGACCGGCGCTAGTCTTTTAATCGAGGCTTTGCAAAAAAATGGTATTAATAACATATACGGAATTGTTGGTATTCCTGTAACCGATTTAGCTCGTTTAGCTGAATTGCGCGGAATGAAATATTATGGTTTCCGTCGAGAAGATGCTGCTGTAGATGCTGCTGCAGCTGCAGGCTTTTTAACTCAAAAACCAGGTGTAGGTTTAACCGTTTCAGCACCCGGATTTTTAAATGGATTAACTGCCTTAGCTCAAGCCACTAAAAACTGTTTTCCACTTATTATGATATCTGGATCTTCAGAACGTCACATTATTGACTTAGCCCAAGGTGATTACGAAGGAATGGATCAATACAACAGAGCCAAGCCTTTCTGTAAAAAAGCTTATCGTGTGGACAGAGCCCAAGACATTGGAACAGCAGTTGCTCGTGCCGTCCGCACTGCTGTTTCTGGTCGTCCTGGTGGTGTCTACCTTGACCTACCTGCTGATACCATTTCTCAATTTGATACTGAAACTGATCAAAAAGATATGGGAATCTATAAAGTAGTTGACCCTGCTCCAAAGCAAGAGCCTAGTGATGAAGCGGTCAGCCGCGCTGTTGACATAATTAAAAATGCTAAGAAGCCTTTGATCATCCTTGGTAAAGGTGCCGCATATGATCGCACTGAAAAGCAAGTTCAAGAATTGGTTAACAAGACCGATATCCCATTTTTGCCTATGTCAATGGCTAAAGGTGTTGTTCCAGATAACGATCCTCACTCAGCAGCTGCAGCTCGTTCACTATCACTTAAGAATGCAGATGTAGTTATTTTAATTGGTGCTCGTCTCAACTGGATGCTTTCCTATGGGGATGCTCCTGAATTCAATCCTAATGCAAAATTCATTCAATTAGATATTGATGCTACTCAATTTGATTCATCACAAAAGATTTCAGCTCCCCTTCAAGGTGACTTACAATCAATCTTGGCAAAATTAGTTCCAGCTTTAACTGCAACTGGCTACAAAGCAAGCTCTGATTGGCTTGATGCTATTAAAGCAGATACCGAAAAGAACGATGCCAAGTTTGCTAAGAGAATTTCTGCAGGCGAAACTAATCCAGAATTTGGTTACTATGGCGCTATTGAACCAATTAATGAATACTTCCAAAAGCATCCTGATACTTACTTAGTCAGTGAAGGTGCAAATACTTTGGATATTGGTCGTGACATGATCGGTATGCAACTTCCTCGTCACCGTCTTGACACTGGTACTTGGGGTGTTATGGGTGTCGGCATGGGTTATGCGATTGCTACAGCCATTGAAACCGGCAAACATGTTGTTGCCTTAGATGGGGACAGTGCCTTTGGTTTTGATGGTATGGAAACTGAAACTATGTGTCGTTATCATCTTCCAATTACTGTCGTAATTATCAACAACGGTGGTATTTACAATGGTGTTTCTAATCCAGTACCAAACCAACTGGGTCCAACTACTCTTGATCCAACTGCCCGCTATGAATTAATGGCTAAGGCTTTTGGCGGTGACTACTACTTTGTAAGCAATTATGAAGAAATGAAAGCAACCTTTGCCAAAGCTGTCGACTCAGGTCGTCCTAATATTATTAATGTTCAAATTGCTCCATCAATGGGTAAGGAATCAGGACACATTGGTAATTTGAATCCTACTTTGAATTTAAAGCCACTTGAAGAAAAGGAAAAGAACGAAGATAAGTAA